Proteins found in one Manduca sexta isolate Smith_Timp_Sample1 chromosome 8, JHU_Msex_v1.0, whole genome shotgun sequence genomic segment:
- the LOC115451044 gene encoding arrestin domain-containing protein 1 isoform X1 has translation MACDCVVRLNSDSTGSFYTGDIVTGIVVLDLQQDQKIESIDFEVIGTSKAQWTRSAPTIPYIKLYSQKSKILSIAIPNIFSEVISGKTISAGIYTYPFHFALPDDLPSTFESSIAKIEYRIKIKSKPFYKIKKVVPFVVLNSVNVNHIDAMLRPSVHEFEKTFRGSGNFSITVKTLTGFAPKQTVPFHVTLYNEKKAIVHKINVKLIQKLNYVVQSGYFEEEKKMFKVEYKKLTNTVSETCNFQMEIPQLTPSSIHLIEPMVNISYEFRVEVIFPFHFTLHGSIPVTIATIPVLHYDF, from the exons ATGGCTTGCGACTGTGTGGTGCGACTAAATAGTGATTCTACTGGTAGTTTTTATACGGGTGATATTGTAACTGGAATAGTTGTGCTGGATCTCCAACAGGATCAAAAAATTGAAA GTATAGATTTTGAAGTAATTGGAACAAGTAAAGCGCAATGGACCAGGTCGGCTCCCACAAtaccttatataaaattatattctcagAAATCGAAAATCCTCAGTATTGCAATCCCCAATATTTTTAGTGAAGTTATATCAg GAAAGACGATATCCGCAGGGATTTATACGTATCCATTTCACTTCGCATTGCCAGATGATCTGCCATCAACGTTTGAAAGTTCGATCGCAAAGATCGAATaccgcattaaaataaaaagtaaaccaTTTTACAAGATTAAGAAAGTAGTGCCATTTGTTGTGCTTAACAGTGTTAACGTAAATCACATAGACGCAATGTTG AGGCCATCCGTCCATGAATTTGAAAAAACTTTTAGAGGTTCTGGAAATTTTTCAATCACTGTCAAAACGTTGACTGGTTTCGCTCCTAAACAAACCGTGCCATTTCATGTGACCTTATATAATGAGAAGAAAGCAATCgtacataaaattaatgtgaAATTAATTCAA aAATTGAATTACGTAGTTCAAAGTGGATATTTTGAAGaagagaaaaaaatgtttaaagtgGAATACAAAAAGTTGACAAACACTGTCTCGGAAACATGTAATTTTCAGATGGAAATTCCACAGCTAACGCCATCTAGTATACATTTGATTGAACCCATGGTCAATATTTCCTACGAGTTCAGA